The Cumulibacter manganitolerans genome has a window encoding:
- a CDS encoding phosphatase PAP2 family protein, whose protein sequence is MQARTRPEVAAPGPGDPPWRLPGWVALVVGVLLLAATVTIGEVVRSQGPARTGELAFDVTLSHHRDGVGIVLAETISIVLGPIVGPLLVIVGCIVLWRRHARQTAALLAVLSASGWLVSGLVKVAVHRNRPPTRVVHALLLENAPDSFPSGHTALITAVFAAMFTIAWMVGRPIAQRVGVALVGVVVVAAVATSRLYLGVHYFYDVLAAPLVAVGGVLVAGFVAPRLMLMLAGRSTHAARWLSLDGFATRQPSR, encoded by the coding sequence ATGCAGGCCAGAACGCGACCCGAGGTGGCGGCACCGGGGCCGGGTGATCCGCCGTGGCGGCTGCCGGGCTGGGTGGCGCTGGTGGTCGGCGTCCTGCTGCTCGCCGCCACGGTGACGATCGGCGAGGTGGTGCGGTCGCAGGGACCGGCCCGCACCGGCGAGCTGGCGTTCGACGTGACCCTCTCGCACCACCGGGACGGCGTCGGGATCGTGCTCGCCGAGACGATCTCGATCGTCCTCGGCCCGATCGTCGGCCCGTTGCTGGTGATCGTGGGATGCATCGTGCTGTGGCGCCGCCATGCCCGGCAGACCGCGGCGCTGCTCGCCGTACTGTCGGCGTCCGGCTGGCTGGTCTCCGGGCTGGTGAAGGTCGCGGTGCACCGCAACCGTCCGCCGACCCGCGTCGTCCACGCACTGCTGCTGGAGAACGCCCCGGACAGCTTTCCGTCCGGCCACACCGCGTTGATCACGGCGGTGTTCGCCGCGATGTTCACGATCGCCTGGATGGTGGGTCGACCGATCGCGCAGCGCGTCGGGGTGGCGCTCGTCGGAGTCGTGGTCGTCGCAGCGGTGGCGACGTCCCGGCTGTACCTCGGCGTGCACTACTTCTACGACGTCCTGGCCGCCCCTCTGGTGGCTGTGGGGGGCGTCCTGGTCGCGGGCTTCGTCGCGCCTCGGCTGATGCTGATGCTCGCCGGTCGCAGCACGCACGCGGCGCGCTGGCTCAGCCTGGACGGGTTCGCAACCCGCCAGCCCTCGCGCTGA
- a CDS encoding ArsR/SmtB family transcription factor — protein sequence MTMQPLEDAATPQPVERSALTAAACMFRSLGDPARLAIIQHLALGEHRVADLTAHLGLAQSTVSAHLACLKDCGLVTSRPVGRASVFSLARPELLTLLSAAETLLAATGDAVVLCPVYGEEASR from the coding sequence ATGACGATGCAACCGCTGGAGGACGCCGCAACGCCGCAGCCCGTGGAACGTTCCGCGCTCACGGCCGCGGCGTGCATGTTCCGCAGCCTGGGAGATCCGGCCCGGCTGGCGATCATCCAGCACCTCGCGCTCGGTGAGCACCGGGTGGCCGACCTGACCGCGCACCTGGGACTCGCCCAGTCGACGGTATCGGCGCACCTGGCGTGCCTGAAGGACTGCGGGCTCGTGACGTCCCGTCCGGTGGGCCGCGCCTCGGTGTTCTCCCTCGCGCGCCCCGAGCTGCTGACCCTGTTGTCGGCGGCGGAGACCTTGCTGGCCGCGACCGGCGACGCGGTCGT